CGATTCCCCGAGTCCGATCTGGGAACTGTTGCGCCGGAAGAACTTTCGGCGCTTCCCGGTATCCAGGAGGTGCTGGGTCTCTACGAGGTCGGTGAGCTGGCCGATTCCGGGCAGTGGGACCACGTCGTGGTGGACTGCGCGTCCACGGCCGACGCACTGCGCATGCTCACCCTGCCCGAGACGTTCGGCCTGTACCTGGAGCGGGCCTGGCCCCGGCACCGCCGCCTGTCCGGCACCGCCGATGCGGCCACTGCGACGATCGTGGCGCTCATGGAGCGCATCGACGCGGGGTTGCGCCGGGTCGGCTCGCTGCTCACCGACTCCTCGCGGGTCAGCGCCCACCTCGTGCTGACCCCGGAGCGGGTGGTGGCGGCCGAGGCGGCCCGCACACTGGGTTCCCTCGTGCTGATGGGTGTCGAGGTGGCCGAGCTGCTCGTCAATCAGGTTTTGGTTCAGGATGATTCGTTCGAGTACCACAACCTGCCCGCGCATCCCGCATTCGACTGGTACACCGAGCGGATCTCCGAACAGCAGGCAGTGCTCTCCGAACTCGACGCCACGATCGGCGACGTCACGCTCGTGCTGGTGCCGCACGTGGCGGGCGAGCCGATCGGTCCCAAGGCCCTCGCGGAGCTGCTCGACGCGGCGCGCAGGCGCGACGGGGCACCCCCACCCGGGCCGCTGAAGCCGATCGTGGACCGCGAATCCGGGTCCGGACTCGAAGCCATCTACCGGCTGCGTCTAGAGTTGCCGCAGGTCGACTCCGCCGCGTTGACGTTGGGCCGGGTCGACGACGACCTGATCATCGGAGTCGGCGCCATGCGACGCCGGGTACGGTTGGCGTCAGTCCTGCGACGCTGCATTGTCGTCGATGCGTCGTTGCGCGGTAGTCAGCTGACGGTGCGATTCCGTCCGAATCCGGAGGTGTGGCCGGCATGACGGAGGCTCATCCCGACCTCGGCCCGGAACTGCGCCACCTCGCACAGACCATCCTCGACCGGCTCGATCCCGCCGTGCGCATGGCCGCGGCGCGCGCCGCGGCCGCGGCCGCCGACGGTCCGGGGAAGTGCCAGCAGGTGTGGTGTCCGGTGTGCGCGCTGGCTGCCGTGGTGAACGGCGAACACCATCCGTTGCTGAATGTGATCGCCGAGCACAGCGTCGCGTTGCTCGCGGTGATCCGCGCACTGCTCGACGACACCGGTTCCGGCGGGGACACCCCTGGTCCCGATGGGGGTCCCAGCGACGGTCCCGGCGACGAGGGCCCGGGTCCCGAGTCCGACGACACGCCCCCGCCGGCGGGACCGGGCCGCTACCAGCACATCCCGGTCACCGTCGAGGAATGACCGTGCCGGGCCGCGTGGTGCGGCGACACCGCCCGCGCGGCGGTGCTGTGGTAGGCCCAACATCTGCTGGGTAAAGTTGTCGCAGAGCGCCGCCGGGTGCGTCGAGGTGGAGGGGTCCATGTGGTACTGGCTTTTCAAGTTCATCCTGTTGGGACCCCTGCTGGCGCTGCTCGGACGCCCGAAAGTCACTGGGCTGGAAAACGTTCCGGCTGACGGCCCGGCCATCCTCGCCAGCAACCACCTGGCGGTCATGGACAGCTTCTACCTTCCGCTGGTGGTGAGCCGCCGCATCACGTTCCTGGCCAAGAAGGAGTACTTCACCGGGACCGGGCTCAAGGGCCGCTTCCTGGCGTGGTTCTACACCGTCGTCGGTCAGGTGCCGATCGACCGCACCGACGCCGATTCGGCACAGGACGCGCTGAACACCGCCGAACGGATTCTGCGCGAGGGCAAGCTGCTCGGCATGTACCCCGAGGGCACCCGCTCGCCCGACGGCCGGCTCTACAAGGGCAAGACCGGCCTGGCCCGGCTCGCGCTGCAGACCGGTGTCCCGGTCATCCCGGTGGCCATGGTCGGCACCGACGTCGTCAACCCGCCCGGCCGCAAGGGCCTGCGGTTCGGCCACGTCGAGGTCCGCATCGGCAAGCCGATGGATTTCTCCCGCTTCGACGGGCTCGCGGGCAACCGCTTCATCGAACGCGCCGTCATCGACGAGGTCATGTACGAGCTGATGCGGCTGTCCGAGCAGGAGTACGTCGACATCTACGCCGCCGACATCAAGAAGGCGGACGAATCGGCACCGGCCAAGCCTGCTTCACGCCTGCCCGAGACCGCCGCGGGCTGAATCCGCCCACCACGCGAAAGACCGGTCAGCTGGCTTCGCCGCGGGCCAACGGCACCAGCGGCTCGGGTTCCGGGGCGCGTCCGGTGTGCGCACGTGACGTCGAGACCAGCCCGATGACCACGATCACCGCGAGCGCCCACCACACGTAGGAGCCACCCGCGAGCTGTCGCCACAGCGAGGCCGTGGTCTCCCGGTGTTCGGGCAGCAGCGTGATCGGCGTCCACACCGTCAGCGCCAGGCCGGCCGCGGTCAGCACCGTGAACCAGGCGCTGCGGCGACGGTAGGCCAGCGCGGCGGTCACCACGAGGACCGGCAGCATCCACACCCAGTGGTGCGACCACGACACCGGCGACACCACGAGGCCGAACATCGCGACGCACACGAGCGCGAGCACGGGTGCCTCGGTCGTCTGATCGGCGGTATCGCCCCGCAAGGCGCGGCTCGCGGCCCACACGGTGACCGCGAGCACCGCGAAGCACGCCAGCACCCAGAGGACGAACCGCGGATTCTCGCCGAGGCCGAGCCGCGCGAGTGCGCCCGCGATGTTCTGGTTCGTGTTGAGCGTCGCCGTCCCGATCCGGTCGGTGTTGCGGACGGTCTCGGTCCAGTACTCCACCGAGTCGCTCCACGCGAGCGCGAAACCCGCAAGCGACGCCACAACCGCGGTCGCCGCGGTCCGCAGCAGCGTGTGGATGTCACGACGCAACAGGAAGTACAGCAGGAACACCGCAGGGGTGAGTTTGAGCGCGATGGCAAGGCCGAGCAGCATGCCGCGGGGCCACGGGGTACGTCGCGGCACGCAGTCCGCGATCACCAGCGTCATCAGGACGACGTTGATCTGGCCGAACTCGAAGTTGGACCGGATCGGTTCGAGGTAGACGACCGCGGGGGCGACGATCGCCGCGGCCAGCCAGGCGCGGCGCATCCAGGCCGGCTCGGACGTCACGGTGGTGTGCGGCCACACGTCGAGCCGTGTGAGCACGATGGTCGTCGCGACGATCAGCAGCACCAGCGTCGTCGCGGTGATCGCCGAACTGGCCAACGGCAGCGACAGCCAGGCAAACGGCGCGAACGCGATCGCGGCCAACGGAGGATAGGTGAAGGGCAGGTCCAGCCCGCCCTGGGTGTGGAAGATGGCGCCGTCTGCGTAGAGCGGCCTGCCGTCGAGCCAGGCGCGCCCGCCCATGCGGTACACGTCGATGTCGATGCGGTAGGGAACGTGACCGAGGAGCCGCCACCCGACCCACAGCACCGCTGCCAACGTCAGCAGCTGGAAGAACCGCCACGCGATGGCGGGTGCCAAACCGGCCCCGCGGGGCGACTGCCGCTTACTCATCTCCAGCACAGACTATCTGTGGCCACCGCCGCTAGCCGCAACCACGGCCGCGACGCGCCCCATTGGGCGTAAGTTCTGAGACCGTGCAAGCGACCGTCCACCTCGAATTCGTCACGCGCGATCGCCTGCCGCTGGTGTGCTGCCTGCTGGCGTTCATCCTCACCTTCTTCGTGACCCGAACCGTGGTGCGTTACATCCGCAACCACGCCGACAGCGACCAGCCCCGCAAATGGTGGCAGCCTCACAACATCGCGCACGGAACCGTGCACATCCACCATGTGGTGATCGGTGTCGTGCTGGTGATGGTCTCGGGGGTAACCATGGTGACCCTGGCGGTAAACGGCGGAGTGGCCGAGTTCACGGTGGCCGCGACCATGTTCGGCATCGGCGCGGCGCTGGTTCTCGACGAGTTCGCGCTGATCCTGCACCTGTCCGACGTGTACTGGTCTGAGGACGGCCGCACATCGGTCGACGCGGTGTTCGCCGCGGTGGCCGTGGCCGGGTTGCTGATCATGGGGTTCAACCCGCTGTCGTTCTTCGACGTCGGGATCTGGCGCGAGGATCCCAGCTGGTTGATACGGACGGCGGTGGTGCTCCTGGCGGTGGTTACCCTGTTGCTGGCGGTGGTCGTACTGCTCAAGGGCAAGGTGTGGACGGGTCTGGTGGGCATGTTCATCACCCCGCTGCTGTTCATCGGCGCCATCCGGTTGTCGCGGCCGCACGCGCCGTGGGCGCGGTGGCGCTACACCAAGCGGCCCCGCAAGATGCACCGCGCGCTGGAGCGGGAACGATGGCTGCGACGTCCGGTGGTGCAGGCCAAACTCTGGCTGCAGGACGCCATCACCGGGATGCCGAAGTTTCCCGATGACGCGGCGGTCGACGAGCAACTGGACCGGGAGATCCACGCCGCGCCCGCCCCGGGGGCAGCGATCGAGGCGAAGACCGAGCCCGATATCGACGCCGATGTCGAGGCCGGTATGGCGAAGACGGAACGGACGAGGCGAACTGGTTCATGCGGTACTTCTACGACACCGAGTTCATCGACGACGGACGCACGATCGAGCTGATCTCGATCGGCGTCGCGGCCGAGGACGGGCGCGAGTACTACGCGATCTCGACGGAGTTCAACCCCGACCGGGCCGGCCGGTGGGTGCGCAAGCACGTGCTGCCCAAGCTGCCGTCGCCGTCGTCGAAGCTGTGGCGCTCACGGCGGCAGATCCGTGCCGAGCTGGAGGAGTTCTTCGGCATCGACGGTGACGAGCCCATCGAGTTGTGGGCGTGGGTGGGGGCGTACGACCACGTCGTCCTGTGCCAGTTGTGGGGGCCGATGACCGATCTGCCGCCGGCGATGCCGCGGTTCACGCGGGAACTGCGCCAGTTATGGGAGGACCACGGGTCGCCGCGCATGCCGGCGCGGCCGACCGATGCGCACGACGCGCTGGTCGACGCGCGGCACAACCTGCACCGCTTCCAGCTCATCACGCAGGCTCAGAAAACCCCGCTTTACCGGCAGTTACCATGAACGGGTGAACTGGACCGTCGACATCCCCATCGACCAGCTACCGCCGTTGCCGCCGCTGTCCGACGAGCTCCGGCAACGGCTGGATTCGGCACTGGCCAAGCCGGCTGTCCAGCAGCCCAGCTGGGACCCGGATGCCGCGAAGGCCATGCGCACGGTCCTGGAGAGCGTGCCGCCGGTGACCGTGCCGTCGGAGATCGAAAGGCTCAAGGGCCTGCTCGCCGACGTCGCCCAGGGCAAAGCGTTCCTGCTGCAGGGCGGTGACTGCGCCGAGACGTTCGTCGACAACACCGAACCGCACATCCGGGCCAACATCCGCACGCTGCTGCAGATGGCGGTCGTGCTGACCTACGGCGCGAGCATGCCGGTGGTCAAGGTGGCGCGCATCGCGGGGCAGTACGCCAAGCCGCGATCCTCCGATGTCGACGCCCTCGGGCTCAAGTCCTACCGCGGCGACATGATCAACGGTTTCGCCCCCGATGCCGCGGCCCGCGAGCATGATCCGTCGCGCCTGGTGCGCGCCTACGCCAATGCGAGTGCGGCGATGAACCTCGTGCGGGCGCTGACCTCGTCGGGGTTGGCGTCGCTGCACCTGGTGCACGACTGGAACCGCGAGTTCGTCCGCACGTCGCCGGCCGGTGCCCGTTACGAGGCGTTGGCCGGTGAGATCGACCGTGGCCTGAACTTCATGTCGGCCTGCGGCGTCGCCGACCGCAACCTGCAGACCGCCGAGATCTACGCCAGCCACGAGGCCCTGGTCCTCGACTACGAGCGGGCCATGCTGCGGCTGTCCAACGACGCCGAGACCGACGGCGGTCCGGCCAAGCTGTACGACCAGTCCGCGCACTACCTGTGGATCGGTGAGCGCACACGGCAACTCGACGGCGCGCACGTCGCGTTCGCCGAGGTCATCGCCAACCCGATCGGCGTGAAACTCGGCCCGACGACCACTCCGGAACTCGCCGTCGAGTACGTCGAGCGTCTCGACCCGAACAACGAGCCGGGCCGCCTGACGCTGGTGACCCGCATGGGCAACAACAAGGTGCGCGACCTGCTGCCGCCGATCATCGAGAAGGTGCAGGCCACCGGCCACCAGGTCATCTGGCAGTGCGATCCCATGCACGGCAACACCCACGAGTCGTCGACTGGTTACAAGACCAGACACTTCGACCGCATCGTCGACGAGGTGCAGGGCTTCTTCGAGGTGCACCATGCGCTGGGGACCCATCCCGGCGGCATCCACGTCGAGATCACCGGTGAGAACGTCACCGAGTGTCTCGGTGGGGCGCAGGACATTTCGGATTCCGACCTGGCCGGCCGCTACGAGACGGCGTGCGACCCGCGCCTCAACACCCAGCAGAGCCTGGAACTGGCGTTCCTGGTCGCGGAGATGCTCCGCGATTAGACCGGGGCGGAGATGCTCCGCGATTAGACCGGGGCGGAGATGCTCCGCGATTAGACCGGCGACCGCCGACCGGGCATCACTGGATCAGGGTGGCGATGTTGCTGCCCAGCGTCCAGGCCGCCGCGGCCGCCAGGCCGGTGAGGGTGAGCACCGCGATCACCCAGAACAGCAGCACACGCTTGGCGCGCTGGCGTGCCCAGTAGAACTCGGCCATGTCGATGCCCGCGAATTGCCCTGACACCGTTGCGTATTCGTAGTCGGCGTGATCGGCATAGTCAGGGTCGGCGGGAATCGGCGCCCAATCGTGCTGATCCCGGGTGATCTCCCGAGTGTGCTGCCGCGGCGCCGGTGCGGGCACAGGTGGTGGCGGTGGCGGGACCTCGGCGGTGGTCTCCAGATCCGGTCGCGGGCGGTTGTGGAACCGCGTCGCCGCGAGGTGCTGGGCCGAGTTGCGGGGTGCGGGCACCCGGAACGGCGGCAGGCCCAGTTCGTCGATGATGACCTCGAGTGCGGCGCCCATCTCGCCGGCGTCCGCGTAGCGGCCGGCCGGGTCGCGCGTCGCGGCGCGTCGCACCAGGTCATCGAATTGCCTTGGGACACCGGCGATCTTCGTGCTCGGTGGCGGTACGTCGTGATCCATGCGCTGGTAGGCCACGGCCAGCGCGGTGTCGCCGGTGAACGGCGTCGTGCCGGTGAGCAGTTCGAAGATCAGGATTCCGACGGCGTAGACGTCGCTGCGGGGATCGGCGTCGCCGGTGGCGACCTGCTCGGGGGACAGGTACGCCGCAGTGCCCAATATCACGCTGGTGGAGGTGATTTTGGCCTCCGCGACCGCGCGCACCAATCCGAAGTCGGCGATCTTGACCTCGCCGTCGTCGGAGATCAACACGTTCTCGGGCTTGATGTCACGGTGCACCAGTCCGTTGCGGTGCGCGACCGCGAGCCCGCCCAGCACCGGCTCCAGCACCGCGGCGACCGCATGTGGGGGCATCGGGCCGCGTTCGGTGAGCAGTTCCCGCAGGGTGCCGCCCTCGATGAGTTCCATCACCAGGAACGGGTACTGCCGGTCGGCCCGGCGGTCGAGTCCCTGGTCGTACACCGCCACGAGCCCGGGCGCCTTGAGCCGGGCCACGGCCCTGGCCTCACGCTGGAACCTGGTGAGAAAGTGCTCGTCGCCGGCATACCGGGAGTCCATGACCTTCAACGCGACCGGACGGTCCAGGCGGGTGTCGAGCCCCCGGTACACCGTCGACATCCCACCGGTGGCGATGGGCACGTCCACGCGGTACCGCCCGTCCAACAGGCTGTCGACGAGCGGATCCGATTGCTGCTCCACCGAACACATGTTACGAGTCGGGGGCGGCAGCCTAGAATCAGTGCGGTGAGCAGTATTCCGGCCGCCGATGACGTACTGGATCCCGACGAGGCCGTCTATGACCTTCCGACCGTCGCCGACATCCTCGGCATCCCGGTCACCAAAGTCCACCAGCAGTTGCGCGACGGACAGCTGATCGCCGTGCGGCGAAACGGCGTCGTGGCCGTGCCCAAGATCTTCTTCGACCAGAGCGGCCATGTGGTCAAGTCCCTGCCGGGATTGCTGGTGGTCCTGCGTGACGGCGGCTACCGCGCCAACGAGATCATGCGCTGGTTGTTCACCCCGGACGATTCCCTGACCATCACGCGCGACGGCACCACCGAGCAGCTGACGAACGCGCGTCCCGTCGACGCGCTGCACTCACACCAGGCGCGTGAGGTGGTACGCCGCGCCCAGGCGATGGCTTATTGACGGCTCGCCGTCGTGGCCTGTTGACGGCCCGCCGTCGTGGCCTATTGACGGCCCGCCGTTCCCTCCGGCGCCCGGTACAGCGAGTACCACGCCACCACCGCGCATGCCGTCGTCAGCAGCACGTGTGCCCATGAGTACATGCCATGGGCGCCATCGGGTTTCCACATGACCATGATCCACGTCGAGAACCCCGCGACGGCCGCGATACCCGGCCGGGTCTGGACCAGGGCCGCGGCGACGGCCAAGGGCCAGGTGTAGTACCACGGGAGTGCGGCCGGGACGAACAGCACCACGACCACCATGGCCAACGCGATCCCCGTGAGCGCCTCACGATCGGTGTGGCGGTAGCGCCACCACAGCAGCGGTAGGGCGATGACGATCGCCGCGATGCCGATGATGCGCGCGACCTCGAGGACCGCGTAGAAGTTCACCGGGAACAGCAACCCGCCGATCGCGTTGATGAGGTTCGACGCCGCGGTGGGCACGGTCAGCCAATTGATGATCTTCACCGAACCGGCCAGCGCCGTCAGCCAGCCGAGCCCGACACCGGCCATCAGCGACAGCACCGCGAACACCGCACCGAAGATCAGCACCGACGCCGCGGTGGACACGGCGAACGCGCGTACCGGCGGCATGTCGTGGCGCTCGCGCAGCTGACGCATCCACACCCACACCATGAACGGAAGCGCCAGGCCCGCCGTGGCTTTCACCGCGACGGCAGTGGCGATGAGGCCGACGCCCCAGATCGGGCGCCCGGCGAAGGTCAGCGCGATCGCGGCCATCATCAGCCCGACCATGAGCATCTCGTTGTGGACGCCGCCCATGAGATGGATGATCACCAGCGGGTTGAGGACGCAGATCCACAACGCCGCCGCCCCGCTGGCCCCGACGTGACGGGCCACCCGCGGGGCCGCCCAGATCAGCAGCGCCAGGCCGGGCAGCATGCACAGCCGCAGCAGCATCGTGCCCGCCACCACGTCGTTGCCCACGAGCATGGTGACGAACTTGGCCACCAGGATGAACGCGGGCCCGTACGGCGCCGTCGTCGTGGTCCAGATGGGACTCACGTTCTCCAGCAACGAGTTCGGGTTTTCGACCGGTCCCACCACGTAGGGGTCGAATCCGTCGCGCAGCAGCGCGCCCTGCGCGAGATAGGAGTACGTGTCACGGCTGAACAGGGGGACCGACAACAGCAGCGGCGCCAACCAGAACCCGGTGGTGGCGATCATCGTGTACTCGGTTGCGGTGCGGTCGATCACGCGCCGTCCCAGCCAAAGCCACGCGATGAGCATGAGCGCGACACCGGTCCACAGCAGGACCGACGACAGCACCAGGCCGTGCCCGAACCGCAGCCACGACAGGTGCAGCGACTCCAGCAGTGGGTCGTGCAGACGCGTGCTGCCCGCCCCGAGCCCGCCGATGGTCAGGACGGTGGCGCCGAGGCAGCCGAGCAGTGCCGGTCGCGCCTCGGGCGATACGGCAAATGAGGCCAGGCGTGAAATGTGCTGAGCCAGGCCGGTGTTCGGATTGTGGGTGTCGGTTGGTGTCATGTCGGTGGACTGTCGAGCCCGGCGTCTAGGCCGTGCGGTTGGCGGCCAATCGGGCGAGCTCGGACAGACCGGCCTTGGCCTGTGGGTGGACCTGCGCGGCCGCGAGCACTTCGAGGGCGTTGCGGGTGAGCGTCTCGATGCGCTGCTCGACGGCGGCGAGCGCGCCGACCGATTCGATGGCGTCGCACAGCTCGCGCACCTGGGCATCGGACAGCTCGGTGCCGACCGAGCTGCGGAGCAACTGGGCGGCTGCGGGATCGGACCGGTCGGCCAGCTCCAGCGCCTCGGCGAGCAGGACCGTGCGCTTGCCGGACCGCAGATCATCGCCCGAGGGTTTACCGGTGACCGCGGGGTCGCCGAACACGCCGAGCACGTCGTCCCGCAGCTGGAACGCGACACCGAGGTCGTTGCCGATGCGGTGGAAGAGGTCCTGGACGTCGGGGCGGTCGGCGGCCGCGGCCGCGCCGAGCTGCAGGGGGCGTGCCACGGTGTAGGACGCGGTCTTGTAGGTGTTGACGTTCAATGCCGACGCGACCGACTCGTCGCCGCTGGATTCGGTGACGATGTCGAGGTACTGACCGCCGAGCACCTCTGTGCGGATGTGCCGCCACACCGTCTGGACGCGGCGGTGCGCGTCGACGGGCAGGTCGGCGCCCGCCACGATGTCGTCGGCCCACGACAACGCGAGGTCCCCGGCGAGGATCGCCGCCGAGAGGCCGAACTGCCGGTCAGAACCGCGCCAACTGCGGTTGCGGTGCTGATCGGTGAACAACCGGTGCACGGTCGGCAGGCCGCGTCGGGTGGCGGAGTCATCGATGACGTCGTCATGGATCAGCGCGCAGGCCTGCAGCAGTTCGAGCGCCGAGAACAGGCGCAGCACCTCGGGCCCGGCGACGGCATCGGCCGGTTCGACGACGGCGCGCCAGCCCCAGTAGGCGAACGCAGGGCGTACGCGCTTGCCCCCGCGCAGGACGAACTCTTCGACGCCTGCGGTCAGTTCGGCGTACTGCGCTCCGATGTATGCGCAGTCACGGCGACGTTCGCGAAGGTAATCGCGCAACTGCTCGGTGACGGCGCCGGCCAACTCGGCGGCTGACGGTGCCGCTGTATCCACGCTCAGCGCCCGCCCCTTTCTCCTCGTGTGTTGCCAGGTGTGTTGCCGATGCCCCCGAGCCCATCCAGGGTAAAGCGTCGTGCCGGATCCGGCGTAGGCGAGGACGGCGGAGAAGCGGGTCCGAGTATTCGGTGGTTCGCCACCGTCACGTCCCGGTGGTCACCGGATCACCTGGTTTGGGTGACTGGTCGCGACTCACGTAGGCCAGCCCGCCGACCACCCCGGAGACCAGGAATGCCGCGATGACCAGCCAGATCGCCGCGGTGGTGAAGGACCGTGCGCTGGGGTCGGTGTAGCGGGCCTGTGCGTTCATGGTCGTCACGACACCTGGGCGCAGCTTCCATTCCACGATCGACGACGTGACCTGATCGCCGTTGGTCGACATCACCTCGCCCGGGAACGAGACCGTCATCAGCACGTCGGCCTCCGGGTCGTTCATCGACGTGAGGTCGACGCGCCCTTCGAGGATCACCAGGTCGCCGGCGCGACGCAGTGAGATGTCGACGCCTGCGGCGTCGCGGCTCAACGCCGCCAGCTGCGGCACCTCGGCGAAGGACAGGTCCGAGAACACCGCCTGTGAGCCGACGTAGTCGTCGCGGCTGTACTCCGACACCGCGACCTTGTGTGCGAACGGCAGATTGTTGACCAGTTGCGGGCCCTTGTCGTCGCCGTCGCGGGCCTTGGCCGCGGCGATGATCTGGCCGGACACGCGGTCGTCGGGTGACACCGTGATGGAGGCCCGGACCCGTACGCAGCCGACCGCGGTCGGCAACACGAGCAGCAACAACATCACCAACACGAGCAGCCTGCGGCGGCTGCGGCTGGGCGGTCGGACGCGCACGGAGGTCATCGTGCCAGATCGGCGCGCGCCGGTTCGACCGGTCGCGGTCGAACCGTCAGAGCGGCAGGGGCCGGCCGAGGATCGCGAAGGGGCGCGGGTCTCCCGCGAAGTGGTAGCCGCGTATCACATCGGTGAACCCGAGGCGACGGTACAGACGCCAGGCCCGATTGGCCTCGCCGTTGATCTCCGGCGTCGACAACAGCACGTGAGATTCGCCACGGTCGGCGAGTAGTCGGCGCGCCAGCGCCTCGCCGAGACCGCGGCCCTGCGCGCGCGGTTCGATGTGCAGTTCGGTCAGCTCGAAGTAGCTGGACATGAGCCGGGAGATGTGTTCGCGGCTCGCGCCGACGCGGTGAAGACCGGACACCACCTGTTGCTGCCACCACTGATCGGGTGCCCCGCAGTAGCCGTAGGCGATGCCCAGCAGGGGAGCGCCGACGAGCTCCGCGCGCGACGGCGGTGCATCGGGACCGTCCTCCCTGGGTCCGAATTCCACTGCTGCAACGGCCTTCCAGCCCTGGCGGCGGGTGTGTTCGAGCCACAGCGCCGCACGCTGTTCCTCGGTGCCGCGGGGGTAACGCATCGCGTCGACGTAGACGCGCAGCGCGTCGGGAAGCCTGTGCTGCATGTCCTCGG
This genomic window from Mycolicibacterium goodii contains:
- a CDS encoding alpha-(1->6)-mannopyranosyltransferase A; translation: MTPTDTHNPNTGLAQHISRLASFAVSPEARPALLGCLGATVLTIGGLGAGSTRLHDPLLESLHLSWLRFGHGLVLSSVLLWTGVALMLIAWLWLGRRVIDRTATEYTMIATTGFWLAPLLLSVPLFSRDTYSYLAQGALLRDGFDPYVVGPVENPNSLLENVSPIWTTTTAPYGPAFILVAKFVTMLVGNDVVAGTMLLRLCMLPGLALLIWAAPRVARHVGASGAAALWICVLNPLVIIHLMGGVHNEMLMVGLMMAAIALTFAGRPIWGVGLIATAVAVKATAGLALPFMVWVWMRQLRERHDMPPVRAFAVSTAASVLIFGAVFAVLSLMAGVGLGWLTALAGSVKIINWLTVPTAASNLINAIGGLLFPVNFYAVLEVARIIGIAAIVIALPLLWWRYRHTDREALTGIALAMVVVVLFVPAALPWYYTWPLAVAAALVQTRPGIAAVAGFSTWIMVMWKPDGAHGMYSWAHVLLTTACAVVAWYSLYRAPEGTAGRQ
- a CDS encoding glycosyltransferase 87 family protein; this translates as MSKRQSPRGAGLAPAIAWRFFQLLTLAAVLWVGWRLLGHVPYRIDIDVYRMGGRAWLDGRPLYADGAIFHTQGGLDLPFTYPPLAAIAFAPFAWLSLPLASSAITATTLVLLIVATTIVLTRLDVWPHTTVTSEPAWMRRAWLAAAIVAPAVVYLEPIRSNFEFGQINVVLMTLVIADCVPRRTPWPRGMLLGLAIALKLTPAVFLLYFLLRRDIHTLLRTAATAVVASLAGFALAWSDSVEYWTETVRNTDRIGTATLNTNQNIAGALARLGLGENPRFVLWVLACFAVLAVTVWAASRALRGDTADQTTEAPVLALVCVAMFGLVVSPVSWSHHWVWMLPVLVVTAALAYRRRSAWFTVLTAAGLALTVWTPITLLPEHRETTASLWRQLAGGSYVWWALAVIVVIGLVSTSRAHTGRAPEPEPLVPLARGEAS
- a CDS encoding polyadenylate-specific 3'-exoribonuclease AS gives rise to the protein MRYFYDTEFIDDGRTIELISIGVAAEDGREYYAISTEFNPDRAGRWVRKHVLPKLPSPSSKLWRSRRQIRAELEEFFGIDGDEPIELWAWVGAYDHVVLCQLWGPMTDLPPAMPRFTRELRQLWEDHGSPRMPARPTDAHDALVDARHNLHRFQLITQAQKTPLYRQLP
- a CDS encoding protein kinase domain-containing protein, whose translation is MCSVEQQSDPLVDSLLDGRYRVDVPIATGGMSTVYRGLDTRLDRPVALKVMDSRYAGDEHFLTRFQREARAVARLKAPGLVAVYDQGLDRRADRQYPFLVMELIEGGTLRELLTERGPMPPHAVAAVLEPVLGGLAVAHRNGLVHRDIKPENVLISDDGEVKIADFGLVRAVAEAKITSTSVILGTAAYLSPEQVATGDADPRSDVYAVGILIFELLTGTTPFTGDTALAVAYQRMDHDVPPPSTKIAGVPRQFDDLVRRAATRDPAGRYADAGEMGAALEVIIDELGLPPFRVPAPRNSAQHLAATRFHNRPRPDLETTAEVPPPPPPVPAPAPRQHTREITRDQHDWAPIPADPDYADHADYEYATVSGQFAGIDMAEFYWARQRAKRVLLFWVIAVLTLTGLAAAAAWTLGSNIATLIQ
- a CDS encoding class II 3-deoxy-7-phosphoheptulonate synthase, which produces MNWTVDIPIDQLPPLPPLSDELRQRLDSALAKPAVQQPSWDPDAAKAMRTVLESVPPVTVPSEIERLKGLLADVAQGKAFLLQGGDCAETFVDNTEPHIRANIRTLLQMAVVLTYGASMPVVKVARIAGQYAKPRSSDVDALGLKSYRGDMINGFAPDAAAREHDPSRLVRAYANASAAMNLVRALTSSGLASLHLVHDWNREFVRTSPAGARYEALAGEIDRGLNFMSACGVADRNLQTAEIYASHEALVLDYERAMLRLSNDAETDGGPAKLYDQSAHYLWIGERTRQLDGAHVAFAEVIANPIGVKLGPTTTPELAVEYVERLDPNNEPGRLTLVTRMGNNKVRDLLPPIIEKVQATGHQVIWQCDPMHGNTHESSTGYKTRHFDRIVDEVQGFFEVHHALGTHPGGIHVEITGENVTECLGGAQDISDSDLAGRYETACDPRLNTQQSLELAFLVAEMLRD
- a CDS encoding ArsA family ATPase; protein product: MPGSPPPGSPPPADAPRPSAPARISLFVGKGGVGKSTLAAATAVRDARAGQRVLIVSTDQAHSTGDVLGAELAPTGERAPTRVLAGMDTGPGAAGSLDALALDTLALLEARWVEVAESLAARFPESDLGTVAPEELSALPGIQEVLGLYEVGELADSGQWDHVVVDCASTADALRMLTLPETFGLYLERAWPRHRRLSGTADAATATIVALMERIDAGLRRVGSLLTDSSRVSAHLVLTPERVVAAEAARTLGSLVLMGVEVAELLVNQVLVQDDSFEYHNLPAHPAFDWYTERISEQQAVLSELDATIGDVTLVLVPHVAGEPIGPKALAELLDAARRRDGAPPPGPLKPIVDRESGSGLEAIYRLRLELPQVDSAALTLGRVDDDLIIGVGAMRRRVRLASVLRRCIVVDASLRGSQLTVRFRPNPEVWPA
- a CDS encoding lysophospholipid acyltransferase family protein; its protein translation is MWYWLFKFILLGPLLALLGRPKVTGLENVPADGPAILASNHLAVMDSFYLPLVVSRRITFLAKKEYFTGTGLKGRFLAWFYTVVGQVPIDRTDADSAQDALNTAERILREGKLLGMYPEGTRSPDGRLYKGKTGLARLALQTGVPVIPVAMVGTDVVNPPGRKGLRFGHVEVRIGKPMDFSRFDGLAGNRFIERAVIDEVMYELMRLSEQEYVDIYAADIKKADESAPAKPASRLPETAAG
- a CDS encoding Rv2175c family DNA-binding protein; protein product: MSSIPAADDVLDPDEAVYDLPTVADILGIPVTKVHQQLRDGQLIAVRRNGVVAVPKIFFDQSGHVVKSLPGLLVVLRDGGYRANEIMRWLFTPDDSLTITRDGTTEQLTNARPVDALHSHQAREVVRRAQAMAY